The Micromonospora sp. M71_S20 genome has a window encoding:
- a CDS encoding HAD family hydrolase has product MPTYQAVLFDFFGTLTRSVQRGAAHRSTAELLGCPPHTLVDVLDRTYYERACGRHGNAEATLRWVCEQAGVHPSDDAVRSAVASRHRAVRADTRLRDEAVPTLAALRRLGLRTGVISDCTHELPAFLPQLPIAPLLDVRVFSVLVGRCKPDPALYQAACRRLDLAPADCLYVGDGGSQELTGAERAGMTAVRLAAPDLAGHMVFNADAAWNGPVLRSLDEVVGLVDRAPVPAVAPVPAGCLSA; this is encoded by the coding sequence ATGCCCACGTACCAGGCGGTCCTGTTCGACTTCTTCGGCACGCTGACCCGTTCCGTCCAGCGGGGCGCGGCCCACCGGTCGACCGCCGAGCTGCTCGGCTGCCCGCCGCACACGCTCGTCGACGTGCTCGACCGCACCTACTACGAGCGGGCCTGCGGGCGACACGGCAACGCCGAGGCGACCCTGCGCTGGGTCTGCGAGCAGGCCGGCGTGCACCCGTCCGACGACGCGGTCCGCTCGGCGGTCGCCTCCCGCCACCGGGCCGTACGCGCCGACACCCGGTTGCGGGACGAGGCGGTGCCGACGCTGGCCGCGCTGCGCCGGCTCGGCCTGCGCACCGGGGTGATCAGCGACTGCACGCACGAGCTGCCGGCGTTCCTGCCGCAACTGCCGATCGCCCCGCTGCTCGACGTGCGGGTCTTCTCCGTGCTGGTGGGGCGCTGCAAGCCGGACCCGGCGCTCTACCAGGCGGCGTGCCGGCGGCTCGACCTGGCGCCGGCGGACTGCCTCTACGTCGGCGACGGCGGCAGCCAGGAGCTGACCGGGGCGGAGCGGGCCGGGATGACCGCCGTGCGGCTGGCCGCACCGGACCTGGCCGGTCACATGGTGTTCAACGCCGACGCCGCCTGGAACGGGCCGGTGCTGCGCTCGCTCGACGAGGTGGTCGGCCTCGTCGACCGGGCGCCCGTGCCGGCGGTCGCACCCGTGCCGGCCGGTTGCCTCTCCGCGTGA
- a CDS encoding PhzF family phenazine biosynthesis protein — translation MSTLAYEIVDVFTDRPFAGNPLAVVFGAEGLATEQMQALALEFNLSETVFVLPPTQVGATYRARIFTPAEELPFAGHPSVGAAVTARRRGMFGEGQVTQECGAGVLPVEVTATGATLTGGVPTLGPELDPEPLLEMAGLTAGDHVGPAPRVAGCGLEFPYLPVRPDAVARARVNAAAAQRYGVEHVSVFSWDAAAQTAHARVFVPGLGVPEDPATGSAALGLGVWLVASGLLPADGRAEYTVHQGIEINRPSVLACTVTAADGQAVGATVAGHVVPVARGEITVPPFVG, via the coding sequence ATGTCGACCTTGGCCTACGAGATCGTGGACGTCTTCACCGACCGCCCGTTCGCCGGCAACCCGCTGGCGGTGGTGTTCGGCGCCGAAGGGCTGGCCACCGAGCAGATGCAGGCGCTCGCGCTGGAGTTCAACCTCTCCGAGACGGTGTTCGTGCTCCCGCCCACACAGGTCGGCGCCACCTATCGGGCCCGCATCTTCACCCCGGCCGAGGAACTGCCCTTCGCCGGTCACCCCAGCGTCGGCGCGGCGGTGACCGCCCGCCGCCGCGGCATGTTCGGTGAGGGGCAGGTCACTCAGGAATGCGGGGCGGGCGTGCTGCCCGTCGAGGTGACCGCCACCGGGGCGACGCTGACCGGCGGCGTACCCACTCTCGGCCCCGAGCTGGACCCGGAGCCGCTGCTGGAGATGGCCGGGCTCACCGCGGGCGACCACGTCGGCCCCGCTCCCCGGGTGGCCGGCTGCGGGCTGGAGTTCCCGTACCTCCCGGTCCGCCCGGACGCGGTGGCCCGCGCCCGGGTCAACGCGGCGGCGGCACAGCGGTACGGAGTGGAGCACGTCAGCGTCTTCTCCTGGGACGCCGCCGCCCAAACCGCGCACGCCCGGGTCTTCGTTCCCGGGCTCGGCGTGCCGGAGGACCCGGCCACCGGTTCGGCCGCCCTGGGCCTGGGGGTGTGGCTGGTCGCCAGCGGCCTGCTGCCCGCCGACGGGCGCGCGGAGTACACCGTCCACCAGGGCATCGAGATCAACCGCCCGTCCGTGCTGGCCTGCACGGTGACCGCCGCGGACGGTCAGGCGGTGGGCGCCACCGTGGCCGGCCACGTCGTGCCGGTGGCCCGGGGCGAGATCACCGTTCCCCCGTTCGTCGGCTGA
- a CDS encoding magnesium transporter MgtE N-terminal domain-containing protein produces the protein MSTPTRVYLARLAGVAVFDPNGDQVGRVRDAVGRLRPTQRPPEVVGLVAEMPMRRRIFLSLNRITSIDADAVVLGSGTLNLRRFEKRPNELLVLQELLDRRVQVDPGGQSGSVVDVAMECSRGGEWSLARVAVREQTGRLTRRGHLHQVEWERVRGLSGIADSRGTANLLSVLEDMRPADLANALQDLPDTRRNEVAAALDDERLADVLSELPERDQVEILAALDRERAADVLEEMDPDDAADLLSELPPPEQDVLLDLMQPGEADPVRQLLKYTPGTAGSVMTSEPVILPPDATVAEALARIREPQLSPAIAAQVFVSRAPMTTPTGRYLGMVHFQRLLREPPADLLGGIVVNDIDPLRPTTPLPEITRRMATYDLVAMPVIDRNNRLVGAVTVDDVLDHLLPRDWRDRDAAERPPTAGPTLDGADG, from the coding sequence GTGAGCACGCCGACCCGGGTCTACCTCGCCCGGCTCGCCGGAGTCGCCGTCTTCGATCCCAACGGCGACCAGGTGGGCCGGGTCCGCGACGCGGTGGGCAGGCTGCGGCCGACGCAACGCCCGCCCGAGGTGGTCGGTCTGGTCGCCGAGATGCCGATGCGGCGGCGCATCTTCCTCTCGCTGAACCGGATCACCTCCATCGACGCCGACGCGGTCGTGCTCGGCAGCGGCACGCTCAACCTGCGGCGCTTCGAGAAGCGCCCGAACGAGCTGCTCGTGCTCCAGGAGCTGCTGGACCGCCGGGTGCAGGTCGACCCCGGCGGGCAGTCGGGCTCCGTGGTCGACGTGGCGATGGAGTGCAGCCGGGGCGGCGAGTGGTCGCTGGCCCGGGTCGCCGTACGCGAGCAGACCGGCCGGTTGACCCGCCGGGGCCACCTGCACCAGGTCGAGTGGGAACGGGTACGCGGGCTCAGCGGCATCGCCGACAGCCGGGGCACGGCCAACCTGCTCTCGGTGCTGGAGGACATGCGCCCCGCCGACCTCGCCAACGCCCTCCAGGATCTCCCCGACACCCGGCGCAACGAGGTCGCCGCCGCGCTGGACGACGAGCGCCTGGCGGACGTGCTGAGCGAGCTGCCGGAGCGCGACCAGGTGGAGATCCTGGCCGCCCTGGACCGCGAGCGGGCCGCCGACGTGCTGGAGGAGATGGACCCGGACGACGCCGCCGACCTGCTCAGCGAGCTGCCGCCGCCCGAGCAGGACGTGCTGCTCGACCTGATGCAGCCGGGCGAGGCCGATCCGGTGCGTCAGCTGCTCAAGTACACGCCGGGAACGGCGGGCAGCGTGATGACCTCCGAGCCGGTCATCCTCCCGCCGGACGCCACCGTCGCCGAGGCCCTGGCCCGGATCCGGGAACCGCAGCTCTCCCCCGCGATCGCCGCGCAGGTCTTCGTGTCCCGGGCGCCGATGACCACGCCGACCGGCCGTTACCTCGGCATGGTGCACTTCCAGCGGCTGCTCCGCGAGCCGCCGGCCGACCTGCTCGGCGGCATCGTGGTCAACGACATCGACCCGCTGCGGCCGACCACCCCGCTGCCGGAGATCACCCGCCGGATGGCCACGTACGACCTGGTCGCCATGCCCGTCATTGACCGCAACAACCGGCTGGTCGGCGCGGTCACGGTCGACGACGTGCTGGACCACCTCCTGCCCCGGGACTGGCGGGACCGGGACGCCGCCGAGCGCCCGCCCACCGCCGGACCGACGCTGGACGGCGCGGATGGCTGA
- a CDS encoding DUF1003 domain-containing protein, with amino-acid sequence MAEQRRAQRLDQPREPRGVKLPRFDPEAFGRWSEGIARGMGTANFIVYMTIVIALWFGWNTLAPAHLRFDPYTFTFLTLVLSLQASYAAPLILLAQNRQADRDRVSLEEDRRRATMQKADTEYLAREIAALRNAMGEVATRDFLRSELARLAEELDEAGRRRQRLERRQQDRIPQHGDGLEEPRDDLDGDQAHGGRPEGREAGA; translated from the coding sequence ATGGCTGAGCAGCGACGGGCGCAGCGGCTCGACCAGCCGCGCGAGCCCCGGGGCGTCAAGCTGCCCCGGTTCGACCCGGAGGCCTTCGGCCGGTGGTCCGAGGGGATCGCCCGGGGGATGGGCACCGCGAACTTCATCGTCTACATGACGATCGTGATCGCGCTGTGGTTCGGCTGGAACACCCTCGCCCCGGCGCACCTGCGCTTCGACCCGTACACCTTCACGTTCCTGACCCTGGTGCTGTCCCTCCAGGCCAGCTACGCGGCCCCGCTGATCCTGTTGGCGCAGAACCGGCAGGCCGACCGGGACCGGGTCTCCCTGGAGGAGGACCGCCGCCGGGCGACCATGCAGAAGGCTGACACGGAGTACCTGGCCCGGGAGATCGCCGCGCTGCGCAACGCGATGGGCGAGGTCGCGACCCGGGACTTCCTCCGCTCGGAGCTGGCCAGGCTGGCCGAGGAGCTGGACGAGGCGGGCCGGCGCCGGCAGCGGCTGGAGCGCCGGCAGCAGGACAGGATCCCGCAGCACGGCGACGGGCTGGAGGAGCCCCGCGACGACCTGGACGGCGACCAGGCCCACGGCGGCCGCCCAGAGGGCCGGGAGGCCGGGGCCTGA
- a CDS encoding Mrp/NBP35 family ATP-binding protein, giving the protein MSAPVSTVSDAIQAALATVNDPEIRRPITELGMVRSAEVGDDGVVRVELLLTVAGCPLKDKLRSDITAAVGAVPGVTGVTIEFGVMSPEQRQELQAKLRGGGASQEPVIPFAQPGSRTRVYAVASGKGGVGKSSVTVNLAAALAARGLSVGVVDADIYGHSVPRMLGADGRPTRVEDMIMPPQSHGVKVISIGMFTAGNAAVVWRGPMLHRALQQFLADVYWGELDVLLLDLPPGTGDVAISLAQLLPNSEILIVTTPQTAAAEVAERAGAIALQTHQRVVGVIENMSWLELPDGSRMEVFGAGGGQAVAESLTKTIGAQVPLLGQVPLDTRVREAGDVGTPIVLAEPESPAAKALGQVADRLAVRRESLLGKPLGLKPAGR; this is encoded by the coding sequence ATGTCAGCACCCGTCAGCACCGTCTCCGACGCGATCCAGGCCGCGCTGGCCACCGTCAACGACCCGGAGATCCGCCGGCCCATCACCGAACTGGGCATGGTCCGCTCCGCCGAGGTCGGCGACGACGGCGTCGTACGGGTCGAGCTGCTGCTCACCGTCGCCGGCTGCCCGCTGAAGGACAAGCTGCGCTCGGACATCACGGCCGCCGTCGGCGCGGTGCCCGGGGTGACCGGCGTGACGATCGAGTTCGGCGTGATGAGCCCCGAGCAGCGCCAGGAACTCCAGGCGAAGCTGCGCGGCGGCGGCGCCTCCCAGGAGCCGGTCATCCCGTTCGCCCAGCCGGGCTCCCGCACCCGCGTGTACGCGGTCGCCAGCGGCAAGGGCGGCGTCGGCAAGTCCAGCGTGACGGTCAACCTGGCCGCCGCGCTGGCCGCCCGCGGGCTCTCCGTCGGCGTGGTCGACGCCGACATCTACGGGCACTCGGTGCCCCGGATGCTCGGCGCGGACGGGCGCCCGACCCGCGTCGAAGACATGATCATGCCGCCGCAGTCGCACGGCGTGAAGGTCATCTCGATCGGCATGTTCACCGCCGGCAACGCCGCCGTGGTGTGGCGCGGCCCGATGCTGCACCGGGCGTTGCAGCAGTTCCTCGCCGACGTCTACTGGGGCGAGCTGGACGTGCTCCTGCTCGACCTGCCGCCGGGCACCGGCGACGTGGCCATCTCCCTGGCCCAGCTGCTGCCCAACTCCGAGATCCTGATCGTCACGACCCCGCAGACCGCCGCCGCCGAGGTGGCGGAGCGGGCCGGCGCGATCGCGTTGCAGACCCACCAGCGCGTGGTCGGCGTCATCGAGAACATGTCCTGGCTGGAGCTGCCGGACGGCTCCCGGATGGAGGTCTTCGGCGCGGGTGGCGGCCAGGCGGTGGCCGAGTCGCTGACGAAGACCATCGGCGCGCAGGTGCCGTTGCTCGGGCAGGTCCCGCTCGACACCCGCGTGCGCGAGGCAGGCGACGTGGGCACCCCGATCGTGCTGGCCGAGCCGGAGTCGCCGGCCGCGAAGGCGCTGGGCCAGGTCGCCGACCGGCTCGCCGTGCGCCGGGAGTCGCTGCTGGGCAAGCCGCTGGGCCTCAAGCCCGCCGGCCGCTGA
- a CDS encoding preprotein translocase subunit TatB, giving the protein MFENLNWWEIGALLLLALLIFGDRLPAVISDGLRMVRNLRTMASNATTDLSRELGTDIQLEDLHPKAFIRKHLLSEEDEQAIRKPLQGVYDNLRADVTGVHNELKDVASAADVRANGSRTAAATGSAPAPAPRASYDDAT; this is encoded by the coding sequence GTGTTCGAGAACCTTAACTGGTGGGAGATCGGTGCGCTGCTGCTCCTGGCGCTGCTGATCTTCGGTGACCGGCTGCCCGCGGTGATCAGCGACGGCCTGCGCATGGTGCGCAACCTGCGCACGATGGCCAGCAACGCCACCACCGACCTCAGTCGCGAGCTGGGCACCGACATCCAGTTGGAGGATCTGCACCCGAAGGCGTTCATCCGCAAGCACCTGCTCAGCGAGGAGGACGAGCAGGCGATCCGGAAGCCCCTCCAGGGCGTCTACGACAACCTGCGGGCGGACGTCACCGGCGTGCACAACGAGCTGAAGGACGTGGCCTCCGCCGCCGACGTGCGCGCGAACGGCAGCCGTACGGCCGCCGCCACCGGCAGCGCCCCGGCCCCCGCTCCCCGGGCCAGCTACGACGACGCGACCTGA
- a CDS encoding S1C family serine protease: MDWEGTDVTDGWDWRQPGGTPAPARSPVPGHPPVGSPPTPQGAGGGTTSPWWSDALADPWRDPTAPAAVVLPAAPSPGTEPEPVSDPDAPGRPTLRQLLLIPLITALLAGSLGGALGYAFAVRGGGVAGTVLGADPQAPGLAQRRPESLAGVAERVLPSVVTVRVAGLGGTSEGSGFIASADGHVITNDHVVAGATGKASVVFNDGSSAPATVVGQDPESDIAVIKVSRTGLRPVEFGDSDALAVGDPVLAMGSPLSLANTVTAGIVSALDRTMRAGEPGGPTRYYAAIQTDAAVNHGNSGGPLVDGAGRVIGVNSTIKSLVSEGQEAGNIGLAFAIPINQAKRITQDIIGTGKARRTVIGAQVGGSGAGTGGAGVRLAAVEPSGPAAGAGLRAGDVILKLDGRPMTEPTDLIALVRKFAPGAVVTVEYRRGANRQNASVTLAADAK, translated from the coding sequence ATGGACTGGGAGGGCACCGACGTGACCGACGGCTGGGACTGGCGCCAGCCCGGGGGAACTCCGGCGCCGGCGCGATCGCCGGTGCCCGGACATCCGCCGGTGGGGTCGCCGCCGACGCCTCAGGGCGCCGGGGGCGGCACGACTTCGCCCTGGTGGTCCGACGCGCTGGCCGACCCGTGGCGCGACCCGACCGCGCCGGCCGCCGTGGTGCTGCCGGCCGCGCCGAGCCCCGGCACCGAGCCGGAGCCGGTCAGCGACCCGGACGCCCCGGGCCGGCCGACGCTGCGGCAGTTGCTGCTCATCCCGTTGATCACCGCGCTGCTCGCGGGCAGCCTGGGCGGCGCGCTCGGGTACGCCTTCGCGGTGCGCGGGGGCGGCGTGGCCGGCACGGTGCTCGGCGCGGACCCGCAGGCGCCCGGCCTGGCCCAGCGCAGGCCCGAGTCGCTGGCCGGGGTCGCCGAGCGGGTGCTGCCCAGCGTGGTGACCGTACGGGTGGCGGGCCTCGGCGGCACGAGCGAGGGCTCCGGCTTCATCGCCAGCGCCGACGGACACGTGATCACCAACGACCACGTGGTGGCGGGGGCGACCGGCAAGGCGTCCGTGGTCTTCAACGACGGCAGTTCGGCCCCGGCGACCGTCGTCGGGCAGGACCCGGAGTCCGACATCGCGGTGATCAAGGTCTCCCGGACGGGCCTGCGGCCGGTCGAGTTCGGCGACTCCGACGCGCTGGCCGTGGGCGACCCGGTGCTGGCCATGGGTTCGCCGCTCTCGCTGGCCAACACGGTCACGGCCGGCATCGTCAGCGCCCTGGACCGGACGATGCGGGCCGGCGAGCCCGGCGGCCCGACGCGCTACTACGCGGCGATCCAGACCGACGCGGCGGTCAACCACGGCAACTCGGGCGGCCCACTGGTCGACGGCGCGGGCCGGGTCATCGGGGTCAACTCGACAATCAAGTCGCTGGTCTCCGAAGGGCAGGAGGCGGGCAACATCGGCCTCGCCTTCGCCATCCCGATCAACCAGGCCAAGCGGATCACCCAGGACATCATCGGCACCGGCAAGGCCCGGCGCACGGTGATCGGCGCCCAGGTCGGCGGGTCCGGCGCGGGCACCGGGGGAGCCGGCGTACGCCTGGCGGCCGTGGAGCCGTCGGGCCCGGCGGCCGGCGCGGGGCTGCGGGCCGGTGACGTGATCCTGAAGCTCGACGGGCGGCCGATGACCGAACCGACCGACCTGATCGCCCTGGTCCGCAAGTTCGCACCCGGCGCGGTGGTGACCGTGGAGTACCGCCGGGGCGCCAACCGGCAGAACGCCTCCGTGACCCTGGCCGCGGACGCCAAGTAG
- a CDS encoding O-methyltransferase: protein MTEDLVLRTARSLAHEVGLEAVTPGAGAALRLLAAAGSARAVVEIGTGTGVSGVWLLRGMRADGVLTTIDVEVEHQRIARRIFTEAGFAAGRTRIITGRALDVLPRLADGAYDLVFVDAEATGFAACVDAALRLLRPGGVVALNGTLAGGRIGDPAARDVETVTVREAIKAIRESEHWIPALLPVGHGLLAAVKC, encoded by the coding sequence GTGACCGAGGATCTCGTCCTGCGCACCGCCCGCAGCCTGGCCCACGAGGTCGGCCTCGAGGCGGTCACCCCCGGCGCCGGCGCGGCGCTGCGGCTGCTCGCCGCCGCCGGCAGCGCCCGGGCGGTGGTGGAGATCGGCACCGGCACAGGAGTCAGCGGGGTCTGGCTGCTGCGCGGGATGCGCGCCGACGGCGTGCTCACCACCATCGACGTCGAGGTCGAGCACCAGCGGATCGCCCGACGCATCTTCACCGAGGCGGGCTTCGCCGCCGGCCGCACCCGGATCATCACCGGCCGGGCGCTGGACGTGCTCCCCCGGCTCGCCGACGGCGCGTACGACCTGGTCTTCGTGGACGCGGAGGCGACCGGGTTCGCCGCCTGCGTGGACGCCGCGCTGCGGCTGCTGCGGCCGGGCGGCGTGGTCGCGCTCAACGGCACGCTGGCCGGCGGCCGGATCGGCGACCCCGCCGCCCGCGACGTCGAGACGGTGACGGTCCGCGAGGCGATCAAGGCGATCCGGGAGTCGGAGCACTGGATCCCGGCGCTGCTGCCGGTCGGCCACGGGCTGCTCGCCGCCGTCAAGTGCTGA
- a CDS encoding M17 family metallopeptidase, protein MLAIRLLAEPDRLDTLVLPVRPGPADDDQARPAPTGARLPDGVAEEAAALVPAARLTGRLGEVQAQLRPGRDPGRLLLLGVGEGDEAAWRAAGAALARAAKDETRVTLAMPTGATPAAVRGLAEGLLLASYRFRLTDAGAAPALAEVDVVVADPEAHTAALEVARTTARMTRFARDLTNTPSSVKNPEWFADQVAALAADVPDLHLRVRGPEELAAEGFGGILAVGGGSASGPRLVELDWRPADARTHVVLVGKGITFDTGGISIKPVASMKLMRKDMAGAAAVVATTLGAAALRLPVRITTLAPLAENMLSGSAFRPGDIIRHYGGTTSETTNSDAEGRLVLADALAYAVAELRPDLLVDLATLTGANAVALGKRHGALYSDNDGLAADVLAAVAAAGEAAWRMPLPDDYAEHLGSELADLHSSPDRGAGSVMAALYLREFTGGLRDRWLHVDMSAPAWADGDDAELTRGATGWGVRSLLRWLGSLG, encoded by the coding sequence GTGCTCGCCATCCGTCTGCTCGCCGAGCCGGACCGGCTCGACACCCTCGTTCTGCCCGTCCGGCCCGGTCCGGCCGACGACGACCAGGCCCGACCGGCCCCGACCGGGGCGAGGCTGCCCGACGGCGTGGCCGAGGAGGCCGCCGCCCTGGTGCCGGCGGCACGACTGACCGGGCGTCTCGGCGAGGTCCAGGCGCAGTTGCGGCCCGGGCGCGACCCCGGCCGGCTGCTGCTGCTCGGCGTCGGCGAGGGCGACGAGGCGGCCTGGCGGGCGGCCGGCGCGGCCCTGGCCCGGGCCGCGAAGGATGAGACACGCGTCACGTTGGCGATGCCGACCGGTGCCACACCGGCGGCCGTACGCGGACTGGCCGAGGGGCTGCTGCTGGCCTCGTACCGGTTCCGGCTGACCGACGCCGGCGCCGCTCCCGCCCTGGCGGAGGTCGACGTCGTGGTGGCCGACCCGGAAGCGCACACCGCGGCCCTGGAGGTGGCCCGGACGACGGCCCGGATGACCCGGTTCGCCCGCGACCTCACCAACACCCCCTCGTCGGTGAAGAACCCCGAGTGGTTCGCCGACCAGGTCGCCGCCCTCGCCGCCGACGTGCCGGACCTGCACCTGCGGGTACGCGGCCCGGAGGAGCTGGCGGCCGAGGGCTTCGGCGGGATCCTCGCCGTCGGGGGCGGCTCGGCCAGCGGCCCGCGCCTGGTCGAGCTGGACTGGCGGCCGGCCGACGCGCGTACCCACGTGGTGCTGGTCGGCAAGGGGATCACGTTCGACACCGGCGGCATCTCGATCAAGCCGGTGGCGTCGATGAAGCTGATGCGCAAGGACATGGCCGGGGCGGCGGCGGTGGTCGCGACGACCCTCGGCGCGGCGGCCCTGCGCCTGCCGGTCCGGATCACCACGCTCGCGCCGCTGGCGGAGAACATGCTCAGCGGCTCGGCGTTCCGCCCCGGCGACATCATCCGCCACTACGGCGGCACGACCAGCGAGACCACCAACTCCGACGCCGAGGGGCGCCTCGTCCTGGCCGACGCGCTCGCGTACGCCGTCGCCGAGCTGCGGCCCGACCTGCTGGTCGACCTCGCCACGCTGACCGGGGCGAACGCGGTCGCGCTGGGCAAGCGCCACGGCGCCCTCTACAGCGACAACGACGGGCTCGCCGCGGACGTGCTGGCCGCGGTCGCCGCCGCCGGCGAGGCCGCCTGGCGGATGCCGCTGCCCGACGACTACGCCGAGCACCTCGGCAGCGAGCTGGCCGACCTGCACAGTTCGCCGGACCGGGGCGCCGGGTCGGTGATGGCCGCGCTCTACCTGCGGGAGTTCACCGGTGGGCTGCGCGACCGCTGGCTGCACGTGGACATGTCCGCGCCGGCGTGGGCCGACGGCGACGACGCCGAGCTGACCCGGGGCGCGACCGGCTGGGGCGTACGCTCGCTGCTGCGCTGGCTGGGCTCGCTGGGTTGA
- a CDS encoding DUF3117 domain-containing protein gives MAAMKPRTGDGPLEVTKEGRGIVMRVPLEGGGRLVVEMTPDEANALGDALKAAAG, from the coding sequence ATGGCGGCGATGAAGCCGCGGACGGGCGACGGTCCGCTGGAAGTCACCAAGGAGGGCCGGGGCATCGTCATGCGCGTCCCGCTGGAGGGCGGTGGCCGGCTCGTCGTCGAGATGACTCCCGACGAGGCCAACGCGCTCGGTGACGCACTGAAGGCAGCCGCCGGCTGA
- a CDS encoding PaaX family transcriptional regulator C-terminal domain-containing protein — MQARSALFDLYGDHLRARGGRAPVAALVRLLAPLGIAPPAVRTAVSRMVRQGWLDPCRLTSGPGYSITPKAARRLDEAAARIYRTGRITWDGRFDLLVLEAPLSRRDRQRLAANLTFLGYGALDECTWVATRPGEDVDVLLDEAGVRYERFTAAHTAGTPGAMGVVRRAWDLAEIGQAYEQFVAEQRPLLAGVTVRSLDEEAYAARFRLVHAWRTFLFRDPQLPPALLPERWPGTAAASFFDRHAARLRPAADRYVEQCLDSGNRIARQKGR, encoded by the coding sequence ATGCAGGCACGGTCGGCACTCTTCGACCTGTACGGCGACCACCTCCGGGCGAGGGGCGGCCGGGCACCCGTTGCCGCCCTGGTCAGGCTGCTGGCGCCGCTCGGGATCGCCCCGCCCGCCGTGCGTACGGCGGTCTCCCGGATGGTCCGCCAGGGGTGGCTCGACCCGTGCCGGCTGACCTCCGGGCCGGGATATTCGATCACCCCGAAAGCCGCCCGCCGGCTGGACGAGGCGGCGGCGCGGATCTACCGGACCGGCCGGATCACCTGGGACGGGCGGTTCGACCTCCTGGTGCTGGAGGCCCCCCTGTCGCGGCGGGACCGGCAGCGGCTCGCGGCCAACCTGACCTTCCTCGGCTACGGCGCCCTGGACGAGTGCACCTGGGTGGCGACCCGGCCCGGTGAGGACGTGGACGTGCTGCTCGACGAGGCGGGCGTGCGCTACGAGCGGTTCACCGCCGCGCACACCGCCGGCACCCCCGGCGCCATGGGCGTGGTGCGCCGGGCCTGGGACCTGGCGGAGATCGGCCAGGCGTACGAGCAGTTCGTCGCCGAGCAGCGACCGCTGCTGGCCGGGGTCACCGTGCGCAGCCTCGACGAGGAGGCGTACGCGGCCCGGTTCCGGCTCGTGCACGCGTGGCGTACCTTCCTGTTCCGGGACCCGCAGTTGCCCCCGGCGCTGCTCCCCGAGCGCTGGCCCGGCACCGCCGCGGCCAGTTTCTTCGACCGGCACGCGGCGCGACTGCGGCCGGCCGCAGACCGGTACGTCGAGCAGTGCCTCGACTCCGGCAACCGCATCGCCCGACAGAAGGGTCGTTAG
- a CDS encoding enoyl-CoA hydratase/isomerase family protein — protein sequence MTEPLLVDRTDAVVTLTLNRPTAMNALDVALKEALRDTLAELETDRSCRAVVLAGAGRSFSAGQDLREHVQTLESTDGNPLDTVRAHYNPIAARLANLPKPVVAAVRGMAAGAGASLAFLADIRIGGPSTSFLMAFANVGLAADTGASWTLPRLVGHAKAIELLMLAEPVRAADACQLGLLNRLLEDDEQVLPTAQELAARLAAGPTVAYGAIKRQLSIADAGTLADALAAEAQAQTICGGTADHRAATLAFVNKQKPVYEGR from the coding sequence GTGACCGAGCCGCTGCTCGTCGACCGCACCGACGCCGTCGTCACCCTGACGCTGAACCGCCCCACGGCGATGAACGCGCTCGACGTCGCACTCAAGGAGGCGCTGCGGGACACGCTGGCCGAGCTGGAGACCGACCGGTCCTGCCGCGCGGTGGTGCTCGCGGGCGCGGGCCGGTCGTTCAGCGCCGGCCAGGACCTGCGTGAGCACGTGCAGACCCTGGAGTCCACCGACGGCAACCCGCTGGACACCGTCCGCGCGCACTACAACCCGATCGCCGCCCGGCTGGCCAACCTGCCCAAGCCGGTGGTAGCCGCCGTGCGGGGGATGGCCGCCGGGGCGGGCGCCTCGCTGGCCTTCCTGGCCGACATCCGCATCGGCGGGCCGTCGACCAGCTTCCTGATGGCGTTCGCCAACGTCGGGCTCGCCGCCGACACCGGCGCCTCCTGGACGCTGCCCCGGCTCGTCGGGCACGCCAAGGCCATCGAGCTGCTGATGCTGGCCGAGCCGGTGCGCGCGGCGGACGCCTGCCAGCTCGGGCTGCTCAACCGCCTCTTGGAGGACGACGAGCAGGTGCTGCCGACGGCGCAGGAGCTGGCCGCCCGGCTGGCCGCCGGCCCGACCGTCGCGTACGGGGCGATCAAGCGGCAGCTCTCCATCGCCGATGCCGGCACGCTGGCCGACGCCCTGGCCGCCGAGGCGCAGGCGCAGACGATCTGCGGGGGCACCGCCGACCACCGCGCCGCCACCCTGGCCTTCGTCAACAAGCAGAAGCCGGTCTACGAGGGCCGCTGA